The following are encoded together in the Bradymonas sediminis genome:
- a CDS encoding sigma-70 family RNA polymerase sigma factor translates to MGSDVEDERQLVERAQAGDQDAFQELVVRYQRKVYSICYGMLKNQQDSMDVSQDVFIKVFRYLEKFNHNSSFYTWLYRITVNKCIDFIRKRNRRSEVDYNDAVGREDDIDGDEQIMSSTLGLRPDRVYARKELRDNMLEALDTLSEKHRTILILREVEGLAYEEIADVLGISKGTVMSRLYHARRYFQEAIKEYLGETLVVK, encoded by the coding sequence ATGGGAAGCGACGTGGAAGATGAGCGACAACTTGTCGAGAGAGCCCAGGCAGGGGACCAGGACGCGTTCCAGGAGTTGGTCGTGCGCTACCAGCGCAAGGTCTACTCCATCTGCTACGGGATGCTGAAGAATCAGCAGGACTCCATGGACGTCAGCCAAGACGTCTTCATAAAAGTTTTTCGATACCTCGAAAAATTCAATCATAATTCGAGCTTTTATACCTGGCTTTACCGCATCACCGTCAATAAATGCATCGACTTTATCCGCAAGCGCAATCGCCGCTCGGAGGTCGACTATAATGACGCGGTGGGGCGGGAGGATGATATCGACGGCGACGAGCAGATTATGTCGTCGACGTTGGGGCTGCGCCCCGACCGGGTCTACGCGCGCAAAGAGTTGCGCGATAATATGCTCGAGGCGCTCGACACACTCAGCGAAAAACACCGCACGATCCTCATTTTGCGCGAGGTGGAGGGGCTGGCCTACGAGGAGATCGCCGACGTGCTTGGCATCTCCAAGGGCACCGTCATGAGTCGACTTTATCATGCCCGGCGCTATTTTCAGGAGGCGATCAAAGAGTATTTGGGGGAGACCTTGGTGGTGAAGTAG